One genomic window of Monodelphis domestica isolate mMonDom1 chromosome 1, mMonDom1.pri, whole genome shotgun sequence includes the following:
- the LOC100619469 gene encoding zinc finger protein 420-like isoform X2 translates to MISYLEQREAPWMLEQEGLRCYCPEGEIRPEMRGNPIEVSLPMDEMDLQRLMSDGPENFVFRELFVVPQNSSHIEHQRMYTEEKSGESTLCEKTFMQKASLSGHQSIHIGERPYECKQCGKTFSQRSHLAVHQRVHTGEKPYECKQCGKAFSHSCSLIVHQRVHTGEKPYECKWCGKTFSWSSSLAAHQRIHTGEKPYECNQCGKTFTNNSKLVVHQRVHTGEKPYECKQCGKSFSQRFHLAIHQRVHTGEKPYECKQCGKTFSQRFHLAIHQRVHTGEKPYECKQCGKTFSQRFHLAIHQRVHTGEKPYKCKKCGKAFSQRFHLAIHQRVHTGEKPYDCKQCGKTFRQRFHLTIHHRVHTGEKPYECKQCGKAFSRNFSLVEHHRVHTGEKPYKCTQCGRTFTNNSNLAAHESVHTREKTYGCNEFGKPFTNTSSLAIHPSVHHGEKPYECKKCEKTFSSRSYFAVHQRVHTGEKPYECKECGKTFTYNSSLAAHQRVHTGEKPYECKQCGKTFTNNSNLAAHQRVHSGEKPYECKECGKTFTYNSSLAAHQRVHTGEKPYECKQCGKTFSSRSYLAVHHRVHTGEKPYECKQCGKSFTNNSSLAAHQRIHTGEKPYECRQCGKTFTYNSKLAVHHRVHTGEKPYECKQCGKTFTYNSSLAVHQRIHTGVKPYECKQCGKTFSQSSHLACHQRIHTGEKP, encoded by the coding sequence AAGGAGAGATCAGACCTGAAATGAGAGGAAATCCAATAGAAGTGAGTCTTCCTATGGACGAAATGGACTTACAAAGATTAATGTCTGATGGTCCTGAAAACTTTGTATTCAGAGAATTATTTGTTGTACCTCAAAATTCATCTCAtattgaacatcaaagaatgTACACTGAGGAAAAATCTGGTGAAAGTACTCTTTGTGAAAAGACTTTTATGCAGAAGGCTAGTCTTTCTGGACATCAGAGCATCCACATCGgagagagaccttatgaatgtaagcaatgtggaaagacattcagtcagagatctcatcttgctgtacatcagagagttcacactggggagaaaccttatgaatgcaagcaatgtggaaaggcattcagtcacAGCTGCTCTCTTATTGTACATCAGAGagttcacactggggagaaaccttatgaatgcaaatggtgtggaaagacattcagttggAGCTCctctcttgctgcacatcagagaatccacactggggagaaaccttatgaatgcaatcagtgtggaaagacattcactaaTAATTCCAAACTTGTtgtacatcagagagtccacactggggagaaaccttacgaatgtaagcaatgtggaaagtcATTCAGTCAAAGATTCCATCTTGCGATACATCAGAGagttcacactggggagaaaccttacgaatgcaagcagtgtggaaaaacATTCAGTCAAAGATTCCatcttgctatacatcagagagtccacactggggagaaaccttacgaatgtaagcaatgtggaaagacattcagtcaaaGATTCCatcttgctatacatcagagagtccacactggggagaaaccttacaaATGCAagaaatgtggaaaggcattcagtcaaAGATTTCATCTTGCTATACACCAGAGAGTCCACACAGGGGAGAAACCTTACGattgcaagcaatgtggaaagacattcaggcAAAGATTTCATCTTACTATACATCAtagagtccacactggggagaaaccttatgaatgcaagcaatgtggaaaggcattcagtcgGAACTTCTCTCTTGTTGAACATCAtagagtccacactggggagaaaccttataaatgcacGCAGTGTGGAAGGACATTCACAAATAACTCCAATCTTGCTGCACATGAGAGTGTTCACACTAGGGAGAAAACATATGGATGCAATGAATTTGGAAAACCATTCACAAATACCTCCAGTCTTGCCATACATCCAAGTGTCCACcatggggagaaaccttatgaatgcaagaaGTGTGAAAAGACATTCAGTTCAAGATCTTAttttgctgtacatcagagagtccacactggggagaaaccatatgaatgcaaggaatgtggaaaaacatTCACATATAACTCCAGTCTGGCTGcacatcagagagtccacacgggggagaaaccttatgaatgcaagcagtgtggaaagactttcacaaaTAACTCCAATCTAGCTGcacatcagagagtccacagtggggagaaaccatatgaatgcaaggaatgtggaaaaacatTCACATATAACTCCAGTCTGGCTGCACATCAAagagtccacactggggagaaaccatatgaatgcaagcaatgtgggaaGACATTCAGTTCAAGATCCTATCTTGCTGTACATCAtagagtccacactggggagaaaccttatgaatgcaagcagtgtggaaagtcATTCACAAATAACTCCAGTCTTGccgcacatcagagaatccacactggggagaaaccttatgaatgcaggCAGTGTGGAAAAACATTCACATATAACTCCAAACTTGCTGTACATCATAgagtccacactggagagaaaccttatgaatgcaagcagtgtggaaagacattcacatataactccagtcttgctgtacatcagagaatccacactggagtgaaaccttatgaatgcaagcagtgtggaaagacattcagtcagagctctcatcttgcttgtcatcagagaattcacactggggagaaaccttaa